In Halovivax gelatinilyticus, the following are encoded in one genomic region:
- the tatA gene encoding twin-arginine translocase TatA/TatE family subunit, with product MVAEIAPLFIPGVPGGPELLIILFIAILLFGANKIPKLARSTGEAMGEFQKGKEKVETELEEMRETGFEEATEEDTDEVVTDDDTEAETDTETETN from the coding sequence ATGGTAGCCGAAATCGCACCACTGTTCATCCCCGGCGTACCCGGGGGTCCAGAGCTCTTGATCATCCTCTTCATCGCGATCTTGTTGTTCGGAGCCAACAAGATTCCGAAGCTCGCCAGGTCGACCGGAGAGGCCATGGGTGAGTTCCAGAAAGGAAAAGAGAAAGTCGAAACCGAACTCGAAGAGATGCGAGAGACCGGATTCGAAGAAGCGACCGAAGAAGACACCGACGAAGTCGTCACCGACGACGACACCGAAGCCGAGACCGACACCGAAACGGAAACGAACTGA
- the sdhC gene encoding succinate dehydrogenase, cytochrome b556 subunit: MSQSYNRGLVEDFGRWREFAPGMWAWILHKFTGWILIGYLFTHIAVLSTAIGAAGEPETAIMAGDDIYTTTLQGLEGLFIVRVLEVGLLAVAVFHILNGLRLLLIDLGIGLDSQDKSFYVSLIVTAAITVASVPTFMTEVGL, from the coding sequence ATGAGCCAGTCTTACAACCGCGGTCTCGTCGAGGACTTCGGTCGGTGGCGGGAGTTCGCGCCCGGAATGTGGGCGTGGATCCTCCACAAGTTCACCGGCTGGATTCTGATCGGCTACCTGTTCACCCACATCGCCGTGTTGAGCACGGCCATCGGTGCCGCAGGGGAACCGGAAACCGCCATCATGGCCGGAGACGACATCTACACGACCACGCTACAGGGTCTCGAGGGCCTGTTCATCGTCCGGGTTCTCGAAGTCGGTCTGTTGGCAGTCGCGGTCTTTCACATCCTAAACGGCCTCCGGCTGTTGCTTATCGACCTCGGAATCGGACTCGACAGCCAGGATAAGAGCTTCTACGTCTCGCTGATCGTCACGGCCGCGATCACGGTCGCGAGCGTCCCGACCTTCATGACGGAGGTGGGTCTCTGA
- a CDS encoding XapX domain-containing protein, with translation MSTQLAVLALVTGLLTGGLFRFLSIPIPAPPELPGLLGIVGLFLGYKLVDHVDVGIDVIDVFGI, from the coding sequence ATGTCGACACAACTCGCCGTTCTCGCCCTGGTGACCGGTCTCCTGACCGGCGGACTGTTCAGATTTCTCTCGATACCGATTCCGGCCCCACCCGAACTCCCCGGATTGCTCGGTATCGTCGGGCTCTTTCTCGGCTACAAGCTCGTCGATCACGTAGACGTCGGAATCGACGTGATAGACGTCTTCGGCATCTAA
- a CDS encoding FAD-binding protein has protein sequence MYEHDVIVVGAGGAGLRAAIAANEAGADTAIVTKLHPVRSHTGAAEGGINAALREGDDWELHAYDTMKGSDYLGDAPAIETLAQDAPEDTIRLEHWGMPFSREEDGTVSQRPFGGLSFPRTTYAGAETGHHLLHTMYEQVVKRGIQVYDEWYVMNLAVTDEPDPNDRTCHGVVAYDVQSGNIEGFKANDGVVLTTGGPGQAFDHTTNAVSCTGDGHAIAYRAGVPLEDMEFVQFHPTSLPSTGVLISEGVRGEGGILYNEDGERFMFERGYANNAGELASRDVVSRAELTEVNEGRGVNDEYVYLDMRHLGEERILDRLENILHLAEDFEGVDGLVEPMPVKPGQHYAMGGIETDENGETCISGLYAAGECACVSVHGANRLGGNALPELIVFGKRAGRHAAGEDLGEAEIVTGYGEDVEDETDLDSPVQPGRAGLGESKAAGEVATDGSGQLTAGEDVLERAVEAERERVEYLLEHDGTNHADIRAKLQEAMTADVNVFRTEAGLKRALKVIRECREEYQNVGVADPSRTFNTDLQMTYETRNLIDVAETITLGALVRNEFRGAHWRQENQRRDDENWLKHTLISWNDGEPNIFYRPVILDGEEKTYEPKIRSY, from the coding sequence ATGTACGAACACGACGTAATCGTAGTCGGCGCCGGAGGGGCCGGCCTCCGGGCCGCGATCGCAGCGAACGAGGCGGGCGCCGATACGGCGATCGTCACGAAGCTTCATCCGGTCAGAAGTCACACCGGTGCGGCCGAAGGTGGCATCAACGCCGCGCTTCGAGAGGGCGACGACTGGGAGCTACACGCCTACGACACGATGAAAGGCTCCGACTACCTCGGAGACGCACCCGCCATCGAGACGCTGGCCCAGGACGCTCCCGAAGACACGATCAGACTCGAACACTGGGGTATGCCCTTCTCCCGCGAGGAGGACGGAACCGTCTCCCAGCGACCGTTCGGCGGGCTCTCGTTCCCGCGAACCACCTACGCCGGTGCGGAGACCGGCCACCACCTGCTTCACACGATGTACGAGCAGGTCGTCAAGCGAGGGATTCAGGTCTACGACGAGTGGTACGTGATGAATCTGGCCGTCACCGACGAGCCAGACCCGAACGATCGGACCTGCCACGGCGTCGTCGCCTACGACGTCCAGTCCGGGAACATTGAAGGATTCAAAGCGAACGACGGCGTCGTCCTGACGACCGGCGGTCCCGGTCAGGCGTTCGACCACACCACGAACGCCGTCTCCTGTACGGGCGACGGGCACGCCATCGCCTACCGCGCCGGCGTGCCGCTCGAAGACATGGAATTCGTCCAGTTCCACCCGACGTCGCTTCCCTCCACCGGAGTGTTGATCTCCGAGGGCGTTCGCGGCGAAGGCGGCATCCTCTACAACGAAGACGGCGAGCGGTTCATGTTCGAACGAGGATACGCGAACAACGCCGGTGAGTTGGCCTCACGTGACGTCGTCTCGCGAGCCGAGTTAACCGAGGTGAACGAAGGACGGGGAGTCAACGACGAGTACGTCTACCTCGACATGCGCCACCTCGGCGAGGAACGGATTCTCGATCGACTCGAGAACATCCTCCACCTCGCGGAGGACTTCGAAGGCGTCGACGGGCTCGTCGAACCGATGCCGGTCAAGCCCGGCCAGCACTACGCGATGGGCGGGATCGAAACCGACGAGAACGGCGAGACGTGCATCTCCGGGCTTTACGCCGCAGGCGAGTGTGCCTGCGTCTCCGTCCACGGAGCGAACCGACTGGGTGGCAACGCCCTCCCCGAACTCATCGTCTTCGGAAAGCGAGCGGGCAGACACGCAGCCGGCGAAGATCTCGGCGAGGCCGAAATCGTTACCGGGTACGGTGAGGACGTCGAAGACGAAACGGACCTTGACTCGCCGGTCCAGCCGGGTCGTGCCGGCCTCGGCGAATCCAAAGCCGCGGGCGAAGTGGCGACCGACGGGAGCGGCCAACTGACCGCCGGCGAGGACGTTCTCGAACGAGCAGTCGAGGCCGAACGCGAGCGCGTCGAGTATCTGCTCGAACACGACGGGACGAATCACGCCGACATCCGAGCGAAGTTGCAGGAAGCGATGACCGCGGACGTCAACGTGTTCCGCACCGAAGCGGGGCTAAAGCGGGCATTGAAGGTCATCCGGGAGTGTCGCGAAGAGTACCAGAACGTCGGCGTCGCCGATCCGTCGCGTACGTTCAACACCGACCTCCAGATGACCTACGAGACGCGCAACCTGATCGACGTCGCCGAGACGATCACTCTCGGCGCGCTCGTGCGTAACGAGTTCCGAGGGGCTCACTGGCGCCAGGAGAACCAGCGACGAGACGACGAGAACTGGCTCAAACACACGCTGATTTCCTGGAACGACGGCGAACCGAACATCTTCTACCGACCGGTAATCCTCGACGGCGAGGAGAAGACCTACGAGCCCAAAATCCGCAGTTACTGA
- a CDS encoding ATPase, T2SS/T4P/T4SS family produces the protein MAIDEGDHTGVRGFSDGDSSDSTPDSDETSGPTSGAAVRVGSYTWEDFMTEYGYETDVSTLYPEDSTDSGQQLGLDADGRASVPRGSDWDRVDFDPTTYLGYHPDDVESLITETFAPNAKYLWNEFLEYVNPETTPVVKDVYTWEHYKWEYYYDDDGSRPRTKEGDIDRFDGEEALGFDPDSIESQLHAAGNAAMELDELVDERTVDVNEDLDEDEFFSTDHGNTTVVNRYDLEKTVPFEKKLHFKETERYWVNKPYSFIIIFHSEKENEKKYYVVEPYRNEIERELQEFLSGKLRTAIKYADDGVKNKRNEDGRREVIERETRRLLKRYDLFEESSNATTMGIIESFKEFFDDDEDSDDEDEAETHAPLQGISVRPEPILLEEDPDTLNEYQVEKLLYMLKRDFIGYERIDPVKHDINVEDISCDGYNSPVFVYHSEYEQIISNVYHGEDDLDDFVVKLAQRSGKGISKRLPQVDATLPDGSRAQLTLGQEVSDHGTNYTIRQFKDVPFTPIDLINWNTFSLDEMAFLWLSIENHKSLIFAGGTASGKTTSLNAVSLFIPANTKIVSIEDTREVELPQRNWIASMTRPSFSDDSTGDIDEFDLLEAALRQRPDYIVMGEIRGEEGRTLFQVMSTGHTTYTTFHADSVDEVLKRFTTDPINVSKTMFTALDLVSIQTQTRVQGRKVRRNKSLTEINHYEAENDEINVQDVYQWQAETDEYLKMGDSNTLDEIMFDRGWNYEKLQDELFKRKVILAYLIRNGLNTYAEVAATVQAFINDPDTILTLIANDQLEHSLADLREMESVKIDVDPEKEELVPRPDASTETYNLSMDILERAEESLFDEYRGRVPSGLASALEQVEADETAFEPTDEEAFDFDEAFVTGPAPEWGADEDEAFTFDEPSAEAGVEAEAETPSWLEDDGIETKTVEASGTAQETVETDESEAVAHPPALEGSDDPTESAELDATSDDTLELEEPSPTISDPDATDRSADDSGDGLESLFTGMEDTLEALESGTIESEPSEEDDSLQPDTSDFDSMFPEDDLASIFSPGGDESDESEPEWDLGRRARTKEVSKTDRSDRATDDETEWEPASDSADDAWESGELQSEQSTGDESTDNTEDDDTGSIFGTEDGPMFDDTEPDTGDSGSIFDRESDEESIFGSSEQDENEASPRSETGSDDVNEAEGDEQADRFDEEDES, from the coding sequence ATGGCTATTGACGAGGGCGACCACACCGGCGTTCGGGGATTTTCTGACGGGGACTCGTCAGATTCGACCCCGGATTCCGATGAAACGAGCGGTCCGACGAGCGGCGCAGCCGTTCGAGTAGGATCGTACACGTGGGAGGATTTCATGACCGAGTACGGGTACGAGACGGACGTTTCGACGCTCTACCCAGAAGATTCGACCGATTCGGGTCAACAGCTCGGCCTCGACGCGGACGGGCGTGCATCCGTTCCACGTGGCTCCGACTGGGATCGGGTCGATTTCGACCCGACGACCTATCTTGGATACCACCCGGACGATGTCGAATCACTGATCACCGAGACGTTCGCTCCGAATGCGAAATATCTCTGGAACGAATTTCTCGAGTACGTTAACCCGGAAACGACGCCCGTGGTCAAAGATGTCTACACCTGGGAGCACTACAAGTGGGAGTACTACTACGACGACGACGGATCGCGACCACGGACGAAAGAGGGTGACATCGATCGGTTCGACGGCGAAGAGGCGCTCGGATTCGATCCCGATTCGATCGAATCCCAGCTTCACGCCGCAGGTAACGCGGCGATGGAACTCGACGAGCTCGTCGACGAACGGACGGTCGACGTCAACGAAGACCTGGATGAAGACGAGTTCTTCTCGACCGATCACGGGAATACGACCGTCGTCAACCGATACGATCTCGAAAAAACCGTTCCGTTTGAGAAGAAACTCCACTTCAAAGAGACGGAGCGATACTGGGTCAACAAACCGTATTCGTTCATCATCATCTTCCACTCGGAGAAAGAAAACGAGAAGAAGTACTACGTCGTCGAGCCGTACCGAAACGAGATCGAACGGGAACTACAGGAATTTCTCTCGGGGAAACTCAGAACGGCGATCAAGTACGCCGACGATGGCGTCAAGAACAAGCGAAACGAGGACGGCCGTAGAGAGGTCATCGAACGAGAGACCCGTCGGTTGCTCAAACGATACGATCTGTTCGAAGAGTCGAGCAACGCGACGACGATGGGAATCATCGAGTCGTTCAAAGAGTTCTTCGACGATGACGAAGATAGCGACGACGAAGATGAGGCGGAAACGCACGCACCGCTCCAGGGTATTTCGGTCAGGCCGGAACCGATACTTCTCGAGGAAGATCCTGACACCCTCAACGAGTACCAGGTCGAAAAGTTGCTGTACATGTTAAAACGCGACTTCATCGGCTACGAACGAATCGATCCGGTCAAACACGACATCAACGTCGAGGACATCTCCTGTGACGGGTACAACTCGCCCGTCTTCGTCTACCATTCCGAATACGAACAGATCATCTCCAACGTGTATCACGGTGAAGACGATCTGGACGATTTCGTTGTCAAACTCGCACAGCGGTCGGGGAAAGGTATCAGTAAGCGACTTCCACAGGTCGACGCGACGCTGCCGGACGGTTCGCGGGCACAGCTCACACTCGGGCAGGAAGTTTCCGATCACGGGACGAACTACACGATCAGGCAGTTCAAGGACGTCCCGTTCACCCCGATCGACCTGATAAACTGGAACACGTTCAGCCTAGACGAGATGGCGTTTCTCTGGCTGAGTATCGAAAATCACAAGAGCCTGATCTTCGCCGGCGGGACTGCGTCCGGGAAGACGACCTCGCTTAACGCCGTATCGCTTTTCATACCGGCGAACACGAAGATCGTCTCGATCGAAGATACACGCGAAGTCGAACTCCCGCAACGAAACTGGATCGCCTCGATGACCCGGCCGTCGTTCTCCGACGACTCCACCGGCGATATCGACGAGTTCGACCTGCTAGAAGCGGCACTGCGTCAACGACCCGACTACATCGTCATGGGTGAGATCCGTGGAGAAGAAGGTCGAACGCTGTTTCAGGTGATGTCGACGGGTCACACTACGTACACTACCTTCCACGCCGACTCGGTCGACGAGGTGCTAAAGCGATTTACGACGGATCCGATCAATGTCTCGAAGACGATGTTCACAGCTCTGGATCTCGTTTCCATCCAGACCCAGACGCGAGTACAGGGACGCAAGGTCCGGCGGAACAAGTCGCTAACCGAGATTAACCACTACGAGGCGGAGAACGACGAGATAAACGTTCAAGACGTCTACCAGTGGCAAGCCGAGACGGACGAGTATCTCAAAATGGGTGATTCGAACACCCTAGACGAGATCATGTTCGATCGGGGCTGGAACTACGAGAAGCTCCAGGACGAACTGTTCAAGCGGAAGGTGATTCTGGCCTACCTGATCAGAAACGGGTTGAATACGTACGCCGAGGTGGCAGCGACGGTTCAGGCGTTCATCAACGATCCGGATACCATTCTCACGCTGATCGCGAACGATCAGTTAGAACACAGCCTCGCCGACCTCCGCGAGATGGAGAGCGTCAAGATCGACGTCGATCCCGAAAAGGAAGAACTCGTTCCACGCCCGGACGCATCAACAGAGACCTATAACCTGTCGATGGACATCCTAGAGCGAGCCGAAGAGTCACTCTTCGACGAGTATCGCGGGCGCGTCCCGAGTGGGCTTGCAAGCGCGCTGGAGCAGGTCGAAGCGGATGAAACTGCGTTCGAACCAACGGATGAGGAAGCGTTCGACTTCGACGAAGCGTTCGTGACCGGACCGGCACCCGAGTGGGGCGCCGACGAAGACGAAGCGTTCACTTTCGACGAACCCTCGGCGGAGGCAGGTGTCGAAGCCGAAGCCGAGACGCCATCCTGGCTCGAGGATGATGGAATCGAAACCAAGACAGTTGAGGCCTCAGGAACCGCCCAGGAAACGGTCGAAACTGACGAAAGCGAAGCCGTAGCGCATCCACCGGCACTGGAAGGAAGCGACGACCCTACAGAGTCGGCCGAACTCGATGCGACGTCCGATGACACGCTCGAACTCGAAGAGCCGTCGCCCACAATCAGCGACCCGGACGCGACGGACCGATCGGCGGACGATTCTGGTGACGGACTGGAGAGTCTCTTTACCGGGATGGAAGATACGCTGGAAGCGCTCGAATCGGGCACCATCGAATCTGAGCCATCTGAAGAAGACGACTCGTTGCAACCGGATACGTCAGATTTCGACTCGATGTTCCCGGAGGACGATCTCGCTTCGATCTTCTCACCGGGAGGAGACGAGTCGGATGAGAGCGAGCCGGAGTGGGATCTCGGTCGACGAGCGCGAACGAAGGAAGTGAGTAAAACTGACCGATCCGATCGAGCAACGGACGACGAGACCGAGTGGGAACCAGCCAGTGACAGTGCCGACGACGCGTGGGAATCGGGAGAGCTTCAGTCGGAACAGTCGACCGGGGACGAGTCGACAGACAACACAGAAGACGACGACACCGGGTCGATCTTTGGCACGGAAGACGGGCCCATGTTCGACGATACTGAGCCCGATACAGGCGATTCTGGCTCGATCTTCGACCGGGAGTCGGACGAGGAATCGATCTTCGGTTCGTCAGAGCAGGACGAAAACGAGGCGTCCCCCCGGAGTGAGACCGGTAGCGACGACGTAAACGAAGCCGAAGGGGACGAACAAGCCGATCGATTCGACGAAGAGGACGAGTCATGA
- a CDS encoding HD domain-containing protein, with the protein MTNSTSGGRRVYDPADSHAFPDEKLNSVLEYVAEDEEINAFLDAQNVNAVERLQYNDHGPKHIDIVRNRALCLYDLLKASDVEFNGAQQQSLDEADESVIIALAATLHDVGHTVHRDRHAFYSIPLASDILDRILPEFYDVSEAVRMRGEILHAILCHHSPVEPLTTEAGIIRVADALDMERGRSRIPYEHGGRGINTLSSQAISRVSLHEGNSSPVMVEIEMTNAAGVYQVDNLLKAKLNGSGLEDHVRIVAVNTNENRDQLVERIEL; encoded by the coding sequence ATGACCAATTCGACTTCCGGAGGCCGGCGCGTGTACGATCCAGCCGACTCACACGCGTTTCCAGACGAGAAGCTGAACTCCGTCCTCGAGTACGTAGCCGAAGACGAAGAGATCAACGCCTTCCTCGACGCGCAGAACGTAAACGCCGTCGAGCGGTTACAGTACAACGATCACGGACCGAAACACATCGACATCGTTCGAAATCGTGCGCTCTGTCTGTACGATCTCCTGAAAGCCAGTGACGTCGAGTTCAACGGCGCACAGCAACAATCACTCGACGAAGCCGACGAATCGGTCATCATTGCACTCGCGGCGACGTTACACGACGTCGGCCACACCGTCCATCGCGATCGACACGCGTTTTACTCGATCCCGCTCGCCTCCGACATCCTCGATCGAATTCTGCCGGAGTTTTACGACGTCAGCGAGGCCGTTCGCATGCGCGGTGAAATTCTTCACGCGATCCTCTGTCATCACAGCCCCGTCGAACCGCTCACCACCGAAGCCGGCATCATCAGGGTCGCAGACGCCCTCGACATGGAGCGCGGACGCTCGCGAATACCCTACGAACACGGTGGTCGCGGAATCAACACCCTCTCCAGTCAGGCGATCAGTCGCGTCTCGCTCCACGAAGGTAACTCGAGTCCGGTGATGGTCGAAATCGAGATGACGAACGCCGCCGGCGTCTATCAGGTGGACAACCTCCTGAAAGCAAAACTAAACGGCTCCGGGCTCGAAGATCACGTCAGGATCGTCGCCGTCAACACCAACGAGAACCGCGATCAACTGGTCGAACGGATCGAACTCTAA
- a CDS encoding type II secretion system F family protein, giving the protein MSFQQRDPSDTRFGDSDTLGDTFYPVYARLFSDDSQFAADVEKKLAQARMTDTVEMYLSRAIGIGFISGLFLWILGLLIGWAVFGTGLVEVEEIFGVPMSSETMLNLWETVKIPTLVILCGIVFGSLGFALGFGSLVAVPYSRASARKREINMLLTDSVSFMYALSVGGLNQLEILEAMAEADDTYGEVSKEFQSIVNETEYFDTDYRTAIRNQAIETPSDELSQFLTDMLSIVNSGGDMESFLSDKKEKHMRTAKQQQELTLETLELFGEMYMTLSLFPLLLIIILVIMQMIPGSDVSISMIYISVYALIPLTGIGFIVLVSTVKHDEIGDGYLSPDGGHERLRATQNSSLLDLGLIEQFTGSHRVFDRIKNREGTHETMNVLQRPHHFFRENPMYTLALTVPAVLVIVTSAMVQDSAPTSWSGMQENPVWGTFIYVYFPVYATMIPLAIFYEWNVRSRHQVVSTLSEDLRKLSSANDTGLTLLESLKSVSDTTNGKLAGEFEQMHTKVNYGMSLKATMIEFNNKYHIPRLARTVKLITKAQEASNQISNVLRTAARASENHDDIERDRKSRTRMQVVIIIMTFMTMLAVIAILQTQFLETMSGLGTEGEVDADQAQAAGGPMSDMDLSDNIDVNLMSLLFFHAVTMHAILSGFISGYMRDAKLLSGLKYVIALSTVALVSWSLIA; this is encoded by the coding sequence ATGAGTTTTCAGCAGAGAGATCCATCGGATACCCGATTCGGCGACTCCGACACCCTCGGTGATACGTTCTATCCGGTCTACGCCCGGCTGTTTAGCGACGACAGCCAGTTCGCCGCCGACGTGGAGAAGAAGCTCGCTCAGGCCAGAATGACGGACACGGTCGAGATGTACCTCTCCCGTGCAATCGGTATCGGGTTCATCAGCGGCTTGTTCCTCTGGATTCTGGGATTACTCATCGGCTGGGCCGTCTTCGGAACGGGGCTCGTCGAAGTCGAAGAAATCTTCGGCGTACCGATGTCGAGCGAAACGATGCTCAACCTCTGGGAGACGGTTAAAATACCGACTCTGGTTATTCTCTGTGGCATCGTCTTTGGGTCGCTCGGGTTCGCACTCGGCTTCGGATCGCTCGTCGCCGTCCCATACTCGAGAGCGTCAGCCAGAAAACGCGAGATCAACATGTTGCTTACCGACTCGGTCTCGTTCATGTACGCCCTCTCGGTTGGCGGGCTCAACCAGCTCGAAATTTTAGAAGCGATGGCCGAAGCCGACGATACGTACGGCGAGGTCTCGAAGGAGTTTCAGAGTATCGTAAACGAAACTGAATACTTCGATACGGACTATCGAACGGCAATTCGAAATCAGGCGATCGAGACACCGAGCGACGAGCTGTCTCAATTTTTGACAGATATGCTCTCGATCGTCAACAGCGGTGGCGACATGGAGAGTTTCCTCTCGGATAAGAAAGAAAAGCACATGCGGACGGCCAAACAGCAACAGGAACTCACGTTAGAGACCCTGGAGCTATTCGGCGAGATGTACATGACGCTCTCGCTGTTTCCGCTACTCTTGATCATCATCCTGGTGATCATGCAGATGATTCCGGGTTCTGACGTCTCGATAAGCATGATCTACATCTCGGTCTACGCCCTAATTCCACTGACTGGGATCGGGTTCATCGTTCTCGTGTCGACGGTGAAACACGACGAGATCGGCGACGGCTACCTCAGTCCCGACGGCGGTCACGAGCGGTTACGAGCGACCCAGAACAGCAGCCTGCTCGATCTGGGACTCATCGAGCAGTTCACTGGCAGCCACCGGGTGTTCGATCGGATCAAGAATCGGGAGGGGACACACGAGACGATGAACGTCCTCCAGCGACCGCATCACTTCTTCCGAGAGAATCCGATGTACACACTCGCGCTTACCGTCCCCGCCGTCCTGGTCATCGTAACGTCAGCGATGGTTCAAGACTCCGCGCCGACGAGCTGGTCGGGAATGCAAGAAAATCCGGTCTGGGGGACGTTCATCTACGTCTACTTTCCGGTGTACGCAACGATGATACCGCTTGCGATCTTTTACGAGTGGAACGTCAGATCCAGACACCAGGTCGTTTCGACGCTCTCTGAAGACCTCCGAAAACTCTCGAGTGCGAACGATACGGGGCTCACGCTGCTCGAATCGCTGAAATCGGTGTCGGACACGACGAATGGTAAACTGGCCGGCGAGTTCGAGCAGATGCACACCAAGGTCAACTACGGGATGAGTCTGAAAGCGACGATGATCGAGTTCAACAACAAGTACCACATCCCGCGGCTGGCTCGAACGGTGAAATTGATTACGAAAGCCCAGGAGGCGTCGAATCAGATTTCGAACGTCCTTCGGACGGCCGCACGAGCGAGTGAGAACCACGACGACATCGAGCGCGACCGAAAGTCGCGCACGCGGATGCAAGTCGTCATCATCATCATGACGTTCATGACGATGCTCGCCGTGATCGCGATCTTGCAGACGCAGTTCCTGGAGACGATGTCTGGACTCGGGACCGAAGGAGAGGTGGATGCAGATCAAGCACAAGCTGCGGGTGGTCCGATGTCGGATATGGATCTCAGCGATAATATCGACGTGAACCTGATGTCACTTCTGTTCTTCCACGCTGTGACGATGCACGCCATCCTGTCCGGGTTCATCAGCGGCTACATGCGAGATGCGAAGCTGCTGAGCGGACTGAAGTACGTCATCGCCCTCTCGACGGTCGCGCTAGTTAGCTGGT
- a CDS encoding succinate dehydrogenase, producing the protein MAERYSSFTPGGTAWLLQRVTAAFLIVTLAFHFFLLHFVNHAWEITFAGTQMRMENLGYMLTMILFLWAAAFHGVNGVYNALVNQGLSGTPKRVVLVILSLAGLALVAQGTYVALIMGGIV; encoded by the coding sequence ATGGCCGAACGCTACTCGAGTTTTACCCCCGGTGGGACCGCCTGGCTCCTCCAGCGAGTGACGGCAGCCTTTCTCATCGTCACGCTGGCGTTTCACTTCTTCTTACTCCACTTCGTCAATCACGCGTGGGAGATAACGTTCGCCGGCACGCAGATGCGAATGGAGAACCTGGGTTACATGCTGACGATGATCCTGTTCCTGTGGGCCGCGGCGTTCCACGGGGTCAACGGAGTGTACAACGCCCTGGTCAACCAGGGCCTCTCGGGGACGCCAAAGCGCGTCGTCCTCGTCATCCTGTCGCTCGCCGGACTCGCGCTCGTCGCCCAGGGAACCTACGTCGCACTCATCATGGGAGGGATCGTATGA
- a CDS encoding succinate dehydrogenase/fumarate reductase iron-sulfur subunit — protein sequence MSTQQEQPPQTEETEPGEESADTEPSPQDRRMAQKASRQAEREKAAEEAEPTGETVHLKVFRFDPEVEAKQKPRFDDFHVPFEKGMTVLDAVIYARDEFDSSLTFRHSCRQAVCGSDAFFINGRQRLACKTQISELDQPVRVEPLPHQEVIKDLVVEMEHFYEQMHAVEPYFQSEDTPPASDLEEQRQSPENREKVKMSTRCIWCAACMSSCNIAAGDNQYLGPAAINKAYRFAMDEREEEELTEHRLRIIEQEHGVWRCQTQFSCTEVCPKDIPLTEHIQELKREAVKKNLKFW from the coding sequence ATGAGCACCCAACAAGAACAACCGCCACAGACGGAAGAGACCGAACCTGGAGAGGAATCGGCGGACACCGAGCCCTCACCCCAGGACCGACGCATGGCGCAGAAAGCATCGCGACAGGCCGAACGGGAGAAGGCAGCCGAGGAGGCCGAACCGACCGGGGAGACGGTTCACCTCAAGGTGTTCCGATTCGACCCCGAAGTCGAGGCGAAGCAGAAACCCCGCTTCGACGACTTCCACGTTCCGTTCGAAAAGGGAATGACCGTCCTCGACGCGGTTATCTACGCCCGCGACGAGTTCGACTCGTCGCTTACGTTCCGACACTCGTGCCGACAGGCCGTCTGTGGCTCCGACGCGTTCTTCATCAACGGCCGACAGCGACTCGCCTGTAAGACACAGATTTCCGAACTCGACCAGCCCGTCAGGGTCGAACCGCTTCCACACCAGGAGGTGATAAAGGACCTGGTCGTCGAGATGGAACACTTCTACGAGCAGATGCACGCCGTCGAACCGTACTTCCAGTCCGAAGACACCCCGCCTGCATCCGATCTCGAAGAACAGCGACAATCGCCCGAGAACCGTGAGAAGGTCAAGATGTCGACGCGCTGTATCTGGTGTGCGGCGTGTATGTCCTCGTGTAACATCGCCGCCGGGGACAACCAGTACCTGGGTCCCGCGGCGATCAACAAGGCGTACCGGTTTGCGATGGACGAGCGCGAAGAGGAGGAACTCACCGAACACCGACTTCGCATCATCGAGCAGGAACACGGCGTCTGGCGGTGTCAGACGCAGTTTTCGTGCACCGAGGTGTGTCCGAAAGACATCCCGCTCACCGAGCACATTCAGGAGCTCAAGCGTGAAGCCGTGAAGAAAAACCTGAAATTCTGGTAA